One Meleagris gallopavo isolate NT-WF06-2002-E0010 breed Aviagen turkey brand Nicholas breeding stock chromosome 11, Turkey_5.1, whole genome shotgun sequence genomic region harbors:
- the MFF gene encoding mitochondrial fission factor isoform X3: MSGAAFPSPAAEMAEINRLQYEMEYTEGISQRMRVPEKLKVAPQNADLEKSVPEGFPNASVTMQVPERIVVAGNSEDIPLSRPPDLDLLQSTPFKPLALKTPPRVISLSDRPLDFLDLEKPPQQTPQNEEVRSVGRLKRERSMSENATRQNGQLARNDSMWHRSDTVPRNKMPRFQSPLSTKDCTKC; encoded by the exons ATGAGTGGGGCTGCGTTCCCGTCACCAGCTGCTGAGATGGCAGAAATCAATCGCCTTCAGTATGAGATGGAGTACACCGAAGGGATCAGTCAGCGCATGAGGGTCCCAGAGAAACTCAAAGTGGCTCCTCAGAATGCTGACCTTGAGAAGAGCGTCCCAGAAGGATTTCCAAATGCCAGTGTAACTATGCAGGTTCCAGAGCGGATTGTAGTGGCAG GTAATAGTGAAGACATTCCACTTTCCAGACCTCCAGACCTTGACCTTCTTCAGTCTACTCCATTCAAACCACTGGCATTGAAAACTCCTCCCCGTGTTATTTCTCTCAGTGATCGACCACTAGATTTTTTGGACTTAGAAAAACCTCCACAACAGACCCCTCAAAATGAAGAG GTTCGTTCAGTGGGAAGACTGAAGAGAGAACGTTCCATGAGTGAAAATGCCACTCGACAGAATGGCCAGCTGGCCAGAAATGATTCCAT GTGGCACAGATCAGATACTGTCCCAAGAAATAAAATGCCACGGTTCCAGTCACCTCTTTCGACTAAGGATTGCAC AAAGTGCTGA
- the MFF gene encoding mitochondrial fission factor isoform X1, producing the protein MSGAAFPSPAAEMAEINRLQYEMEYTEGISQRMRVPEKLKVAPQNADLEKSVPEGFPNASVTMQVPERIVVAGNSEDIPLSRPPDLDLLQSTPFKPLALKTPPRVISLSDRPLDFLDLEKPPQQTPQNEEVRSVGRLKRERSMSENATRQNGQLARNDSMWHRSDTVPRNKMPRFQSPLSTKDCTVTPSVQQARVCPPNMLPEDGTNLYSARGILSFIQSSTRRAYQQVLDVLDENRR; encoded by the exons ATGAGTGGGGCTGCGTTCCCGTCACCAGCTGCTGAGATGGCAGAAATCAATCGCCTTCAGTATGAGATGGAGTACACCGAAGGGATCAGTCAGCGCATGAGGGTCCCAGAGAAACTCAAAGTGGCTCCTCAGAATGCTGACCTTGAGAAGAGCGTCCCAGAAGGATTTCCAAATGCCAGTGTAACTATGCAGGTTCCAGAGCGGATTGTAGTGGCAG GTAATAGTGAAGACATTCCACTTTCCAGACCTCCAGACCTTGACCTTCTTCAGTCTACTCCATTCAAACCACTGGCATTGAAAACTCCTCCCCGTGTTATTTCTCTCAGTGATCGACCACTAGATTTTTTGGACTTAGAAAAACCTCCACAACAGACCCCTCAAAATGAAGAG GTTCGTTCAGTGGGAAGACTGAAGAGAGAACGTTCCATGAGTGAAAATGCCACTCGACAGAATGGCCAGCTGGCCAGAAATGATTCCAT GTGGCACAGATCAGATACTGTCCCAAGAAATAAAATGCCACGGTTCCAGTCACCTCTTTCGACTAAGGATTGCAC TGTGACACCATCAGTGCAACAGGCTCGTGTCTGTCCTCCCAATATGTTGCCTGAAGACGGAACTAATCTTTACTCTGCTCGTGGCATTTTATCGTTTATCCAGTCTTCCACACGTAGGGCTTACCAGCAGGTCTTGGATGTGCTGGATGAAAATCGCAGGTGA
- the MFF gene encoding mitochondrial fission factor isoform X2, protein MSGAAFPSPAAEMAEINRLQYEMEYTEGISQRMRVPEKLKVAPQNADLEKSVPEGFPNASVTMQVPERIVVAGNSEDIPLSRPPDLDLLQSTPFKPLALKTPPRVISLSDRPLDFLDLEKPPQQTPQNEEVRSVGRLKRERSMSENATRQNGQLARNDSMWHRSDTVPRNKMPRFQSPLSTKDCTAETMTAWD, encoded by the exons ATGAGTGGGGCTGCGTTCCCGTCACCAGCTGCTGAGATGGCAGAAATCAATCGCCTTCAGTATGAGATGGAGTACACCGAAGGGATCAGTCAGCGCATGAGGGTCCCAGAGAAACTCAAAGTGGCTCCTCAGAATGCTGACCTTGAGAAGAGCGTCCCAGAAGGATTTCCAAATGCCAGTGTAACTATGCAGGTTCCAGAGCGGATTGTAGTGGCAG GTAATAGTGAAGACATTCCACTTTCCAGACCTCCAGACCTTGACCTTCTTCAGTCTACTCCATTCAAACCACTGGCATTGAAAACTCCTCCCCGTGTTATTTCTCTCAGTGATCGACCACTAGATTTTTTGGACTTAGAAAAACCTCCACAACAGACCCCTCAAAATGAAGAG GTTCGTTCAGTGGGAAGACTGAAGAGAGAACGTTCCATGAGTGAAAATGCCACTCGACAGAATGGCCAGCTGGCCAGAAATGATTCCAT GTGGCACAGATCAGATACTGTCCCAAGAAATAAAATGCCACGGTTCCAGTCACCTCTTTCGACTAAGGATTGCAC TGCTGAAACAATGACTGCTTGGGACTGA